One genomic window of Camelina sativa cultivar DH55 chromosome 5, Cs, whole genome shotgun sequence includes the following:
- the LOC104786789 gene encoding protein WEAK CHLOROPLAST MOVEMENT UNDER BLUE LIGHT 1-like, producing the protein MEDLKNPTDSGDIVSDNAATLNPDLVESASTRESNLQQSVSKVDDNIPQSQTDNEDSVSASDAATAAVLTEKDISSTTTTVEEQVSELNEIGLPNVKTLVGTATNDGSPTTGTPKKVDSHRGIIDNAAPFESVKEAVSKFGGITDWKSHRMQAVERRKLIEEELKKIHDEIPEYKTHSETAEAAKLKVLKELESTKRLIEQLKLNLEKAQTEEQQAKQDSELAKLRVEEMEQGIAEDVSVAAKAQLEVAKARHNGAVTELCSVKDELETLHKEYDALVQDKDVAVKKVEEATLASKEVEKTVEELTIELIATKESLESAHASHLEAEEQRIGAAMARDQDTHRWEKELKQAEDELQKLNQQIHSSKDLKSKLDTASALLLDLKAELVAYMESKLKQEACDSSTTNSDPSTDLHTAVASAKKELEEVNANIEKAAAEVNCLKLASSSLQLELEKEKSALASIKQREGMASIAVASLEAEIERTRSEIASVQSKEKEGRDKMVELPKQLQQAAEEADEAKSLAEVAREELRKAKEDSDQAKAGASTMESRLFAAQKEIEAAKASERLALAAIKALEESESTTLKENAPQSVTLSLEEYYELSKRAHEAEELANARVAAAVSRIEEAKETETRSLEKLEEVNRDMDARKKALKEATEKAEKAKEGKLGVEQELRKWRAEHEQKRKAGGDGVNNTEKSHQRDSSFEGGGNELSKLEKSSPEEAAVYASSPSDSYGTEDNVSETNQSPQTKSGKKKKKLSFPRFFMFLSKKKSHNSNI; encoded by the exons ATGGAGGACTTAAAAAATCCTACTGACAGTGGAGATATTGTTAGTGATAATGCTGCAACATTAAATCCTGATTTGGTCGAATCGGCCAGTACTCGAGAATCTAACTTACAACAATCAGTTTCAAAGGTTGATGATAATATACCACAATCTCAAACCGATAATGAAGATTCTGTTTCTGCTTCTGATGCTGCAACTGCTGCGGTGTTAACCGAAAAAGATATTTCGAGTACAACAACAACCGTAGAAGAACAAGTGTCAGAGCTAAATGAGATTGGTTTACCTAATGTAAAGACTCTGGTTGGTACGGCAACAAATGATGGGTCACCTACAACTGGGACGCCGAAAAAGGTGGACTCACATAGAGGTATAATCGATAACGCTGCACCTTTTGAATCTGTTAAAGAAGCTGTCTCCAAATTTGGTGGAATTACTGACTGGAAGTCTCACCGAATGCAAGCAGTAGAG AGGCGCAAGCTTATAGAAGAAGAGCTTAAAAAGATCCATGATGAGATTCCTGAGTACAAAACACATTCAGAAACCGCCGAGGCTGCAAAACTGAAAGTTCTCAAGGAGCTAGAAAGCACAAAGAGACTCATAGAACAGTTGAAGCTTAACTTGGAAAAAGCACAAACAGAAGAACAACAAGCGAAGCAAGACTCAGAGCTTGCTAAGCTAAGGGTTGAGGAGATGGAACAAGGAATAGCTGAAGACGTCAGTGTTGCAGCTAAAGCTCAGCTTGAGGTGGCCAAGGCAAGGCATAACGGAGCCGTTACAGAGTTGTGCTCTGTCAAGGATGAGTTAGAGACTCTCCACAAGGAATATGATGCTTTGGTGCAAGACAAAGATGTGGCGGTAAAGAAAGTAGAAGAAGCAACGTTGGCTTCAAAAGAAGTTGAGAAGACTGTTGAAGAACTCACCATAGAGCTGATAGCTACAAAAGAGTCGTTGGAATCAGCACATGCTTCTCATTTAGAGGCGGAAGAACAGAGGATTGGAGCAGCCATGGCTAGAGACCAGGATACTCACCGCTGGGAGAAGGAACTTAAGCAAGCGGAAGATGAACTTCAAAAACTTAACCAACAGATACATTCTTCCAAGGACCTTAAATCAAAGCTTGACACTGCCTCAGCGCTGCTTCTTGATTTGAAGGCAGAGTTGGTTGCTTATATGGAATCCAAGCTAAAACAGGAAGCGTGTGACTCAAGCACCACAAACAGCGATCCTTCAACAGATTTACATACAGCTGTTGCCTCTGCAAAGAAGGAGCTTGAAGAAGTCAATGCCAATATCGAAAAAGCAGCTGCTGAAGTGAACTGCTTGAAACTAGCCTCCTCTTCCCTGCAGCTTGAACTGGAGAAAGAGAAGTCTGCTCTTGCCTCAATCAAACAAAGAGAAGGAATGGCTTCCATTGCAGTAGCTTCTTTAGAAGCTGAAATTGAAAGAACAAGATCGGAGATTGCTTCAGTTCAGTCAAAGGAGAAAGAAGGGAGAGACAAAATGGTGGAGCTACCAAAGCAACTTCAGCAAGCAGCAGAAGAGGCTGATGAAGCAAAGTCGCTTGCTGAAGTTGCTCGTGAGGAGCTACGAAAGGCGAAAGAAGATTCAGATCAAGCCAAAGCTGGAGCAAGTACAATGGAGAGCAGGCTATTCGCTGCTCAGAAAGAAATCGAAGCAGCTAAAGCTTCAGAGAGGCTAGCCTTAGCCGCGATCAAGGCTTTGGAAGAGAGTGAATCAACAACACTGAAAGAGAATGCTCCACAAAGCGTTACACTTTCATTAGAAGAGTACTATGAGCTCAGCAAACGCGCTCACGAGGCAGAGGAACTGGCGAATGCAAGAGTAGCAGCAGCGGTTTCAAGGATCGAGGAAGCTAAAGAAACAGAAACGAGAAGCTTGGAGAAGTTGGAAGAGGTGAACAGAGACATGGATGCGAGAAAGAAGGCTTTAAAAGAAGCAACTGAAAAGGCTGAGAAAGCTAAAGAAGGGAAGTTGGGGGTGGAACAGGAGCTCAGGAAATGGAGGGCAGAGCATGAACAGAAGAGAAAGGCTGGTGGTGATGGAGTCAACAACACTGAGAAAAGTCACCAAAGAGATAGTAGCTTTGAAGGAGGAGGAAATGAGTTGAGTAAGTTGGAGAAATCATCACCTGAGGAGGCTGCTGTTTATGCCTCTAGCCCAAGTGACTCATATGGAACAGAAGATAACGTCTCTGAAACCAATCAGTCACCACAGACTAAGtctggaaagaaaaagaagaagctctCTTTCCCCCGCTTTTTTATGTTCTTGTCTAAGAAGAAGTCACATAATTCAAACATCTAA
- the LOC104786790 gene encoding scarecrow-like protein 34: protein MMDPNFDANPSYLADPVEEDQYTLLKYVSEILMEESNGDYKQSMFYDSLALRKTEEMLQQVITDSQNQSFSSDSIITTNSSSCPVGDASGSIVESADLRISPAVVKSMFSDADSALQFKKGVEEASKFLPNSDQWLIKPERFDLGLDPLRVKRNHEREVIDFEEVRNSKQFATNVEDGKITELFDKVLLLDSECDPPTLLDSKIQEIRSSNKQGVKGKKEKKKKKKSQVVDFRTLLTLCAQAISTGDKTTALDLLMQIRQQSSPIGDAGQRLAHCFANALEARLQGSTGSMIQNYYNAITTSSLKETATDTLKAYRVYLSSSPFVTLMYFFSFRMILDASIDANVLHIVDFGILYGFQWPMFIQYISGRKDAPKKLRITGIELPQRGFRPAERIEETGRRLAEYCKRFNVPFEYKAIASQHWEKIRIQDLDIRPNEVLAVTAGLRLKNLQDETGSEENCPRDAVLKLIRNMNPNVFIHSIVNGSFNAPFFISRFKEAVYHYSALFDMFDSTLPRDNEERIRFEREFYGREAMNVIACEEADRVERPETYRQWQVRMVRAGFRQKQVKPELVEKFREKLKKWGYHKDFVVDENSKWLLQGWKGRTLYASSCWVPL from the coding sequence atgATGGATCCCAATTTCGATGCAAACCCTAGTTATTTAGCTGATCCAGTAGAAGAAGATCAGTATACGCTGTTGAAATACGTGAGCGAGATCCTTATGGAAGAGAGTAACGGTGATTACAAACAGTCTATGTTCTACGATTCATTAGCTTTAcgcaaaacagaggaaatgttGCAGCAAGTGATTACAGATTCTCAAAATCAATCCTTTAGCTCTGATTCGATCATTACCACTAATTCCAGCAGCTGTCCTGTGGGggatgcaagtggaagcataGTTGAATCGGCTGATCTCCGGATTAGTCCAGCTGTGGTTAAGAGTATGTTTAGTGATGCAGATTCTGCTTTACAGTTTAAGAAAGGTGTTGAAGAAGCTAGTAAGTTCCTTCCCAATAGTGACCAATGGCTTATCAAACCCGAAAGGTTTGATTTGGGTTTGGATCCGTTGAGAGTTAAGAGGAATCATGAAAGGGAAGTTATTGATTTTGAGGAAGTTAGGAATAGTAAGCAGTTTGCAACTAATGTTGAAGATGGGAAGATCACAGAGCTGTTTGATAAAGTTTTGCTTCTTGACAGTGAATGCGATCCACCAACTTTGTTAGACAGCAAGATTCAAGAGATTAGGAGTAGTAACAAACAAGGAGTGAaggggaagaaggagaagaagaagaagaagaagagtcaggTGGTTGATTTCAGAACACTTCTCACACTATGTGCACAAGCCATTTCCACAGGGGATAAAACCACGGCACTTGATTTGTTGATGCAGATAAGACAACAGTCTTCACCTATTGGTGACGCGGGACAAAGACTTGCTCATTGTTTCGCTAACGCGCTTGAGGCTCGTTTACAAGGAAGCACTGGTTCTATGATCCAGAATTATTACAATGCTATCACCACTTCCTCGTTGAAAGAAACCGCTACGGATACACTTAAAGCGTACAGAGTGTATCTCTCTTCGTCTCCGTTTGTTACCTTAATGTATTTCTTCTCCTTCAGGATGATATTAGATGCGTCGATAGATGCTAACGTTCTTCATATAGTTGATTTTGGGATTCTCTACGGGTTTCAATGGCCGATGTTTATTCAATACATATCAGGAAGAAAAGATGCACCGAAGAAACTGAGGATTACTGGTATCGAGCTACCTCAGCGTGGTTTTCGTCCGGCGGAACGTATAGAGGAAACGGGAAGGAGATTGGCTGAGTATTGTAAACGGTTCAACGTACCGTTTGAGTACAAAGCTATTGCGTCTCAACACTGGGAAAAGATCAGGATACAAGATCTTGATATACGACCAAACGAAGTCTTGGCGGTTACTGCTGGACTAAGGCTCAAGAACCTTCAAGACGAAACAGGAAGTGAAGAGAATTGTCCTAGAGACGCTGTTTTGAAGCTGATAAGGAACATGAACCCGAACGTTTTCATCCACTCGATCGTCAACGGTTCGTTCAACGCGCCGTTCTTCATCTCACGGTTCAAAGAAGCGGTTTACCATTACTCTGCTCTCTTCGACATGTTTGATTCGACGCTTCCTAGGGATAACGAAGAGAGGATTAGGTTTGAGAGGGAGTTTTATGGGAGAGAGGCTATGAATGTTATAGCATGCGAAGAAGCTGATAGGGTAGAGAGGCCGGAGACTTATAGACAGTGGCAAGTGAGAATGGTTAGAGCAGGGTTTAGGCAGAAACAAGTGAAACCTGAGCTGGTTGAGAAGTTTAGGGAAAAGCTGAAGAAATGGGGTTACCATAAAGACTTTGTGGTTGATGAAAATAGTAAATGGTTGTTACAAGGCTGGAAAGGTCGAACTCTTTATGCTTCTTCTTGTTGGGTTCCTTTGTAA
- the LOC104786791 gene encoding scarecrow-like protein 33 isoform X2 produces MGSYSAGFPGSLDWFDFPALGNGLYLNDQPLLDTGSVPPLPPEPPSYSQQNLASADAEFSDSVLKYISQVLMEEDIEDKPCMFHDALSLQAAEKSLYEALGEKYPEDDASHPMSITTTRPAHLTPIPNNFVFQSTSMRSSPSPQSVVGGGNAVFVSSFSNDLVSNMFNDKEMELQFKKGMEEASKFLPKSSQLVIDIPALGSKGKDNSVPYRMTGKKSQLREDEDSDEERSKKQAAVYVDESELTEMFNKVLIFGEPMEPPVCILQESFQKEPEKASSVSKSHKGEKPAANDKETPDLRTMLVSCAQAVSINDRRTADDLLTRIRQHSSSYGDGTERLAHYFANSLEARLAGIGTQVYTALSSKKTSVSDMLQAYQTYISVCPFKKIAIIFANHSIMRLASTANAKTIHIIDFGISYGFQWPSLIHRLAWRRGSSCKLRITGIELPQRGFRPAEGVIETGHRLAKYCQKFNIPFEYNAIAQKWENIKLEDLKLKEGEFVAVNSLFRFRNLLDETVAVHSPRDAVLKLIRKIKPDVFMPAILSGSYNAPFFVTRFREVLFHYSSLFDMCDTTLTRDDPMRVMFEKEFYGREIMNVVACEGTERVERPESYKQWQARAMRAGFRQIPLDKDLVQKLKLLVENGYKTKEFDVDQDCNWLLQGWKGRIVYASSVWVPL; encoded by the exons ATGGGTTCTTACTCGGCTGGCTTCCCTGGATCTTTGGACTGGTTTGATTTTCCCGCTTTAGGAAATGGATTATATCTAAATGATCAACCTTTGTTAGATACTGGATCtgttcctcctcttcctccagaGCCGCCATCATATTCTCAACAGAATCTTGCTTCTGCGGATGCTGAATTCTCTGATTCGGTTTTGAAATACATAAGCCAAGTGCTAATGGAAGAAGACATAGAAGACAAGCCTTGTATGTTTCATGATGCTTTGTCTCTTCAAGCAGCTGAGAAATCTCTCTATGAAGCTCTAGGAGAAAAGTACCCTGAAGATGATGCATCTCACCCTATGAGTATTACTACTACTAGGCCTGCTCATTTG ACACCGATTCCGAATAACTTTGTTTTCCAGTCCACTTCTATGAGATCTAGTCCAAGTCCACAGTCTGTTGTTGGTGGCGGTAATGCGGTTTTCGTGTCAAGTTTTAGTAATGATTTGGTTTCTAATATGTTTAACGATAAGGAAATGGAGTTACAGTTCAAGAAAGGGATGGAGGAAGCTAGTAAGTTCCTTCCTAAGAGTTCTCAGTTGGTTATAGACATTCCGGCTTTGGGATCCAAGGGGAAGGATAACTCTGTTCCTTACAGAATGACCGGGAAGAAAAGCCAGTTGCGTGAAGATGAAGATTCTGATGAAGAAAGAAGTAAGAAGCAAGCAGCTGTTTATGTTGATGAATCTGAGCTGACTGAGATGTTTAACAAGGTTCTTATATTTGGCGAGCCAATGGAACCACCCGTATGCATTCTTCAGGAGAGTTTCCAGAAGGAACCAGAGAAAGCTTCATCGGTTAGTAAGAGTCATAAAGGCGAGAAACCAGCGGCTAATGATAAAGAAACACCTGACCTAAGGACCATGTTGGTTTCTTGTGCTCAAGCTGTCTCGATTAATGATCGTAGAACTGCTGACGATCTGTTGACTCGGATAAGGCAACATTCTTCGTCTTACGGCGATGGAACAGAGAGATTGGCTCATTATTTCGCTAACAGTCTTGAAGCACGGTTGGCTGGGATAGGTACGCAGGTTTATACCGCCTTGTCTTCCAAGAAAACATCTGTTTCGGACATGTTGCAAGCTTACCAGACATACATATCTGTCTGCCCGTTCAAGAAAATCGCAATCATATTCGCTAACCACAGTATCATGCGGTTGGCTTCTACTGCCAATGCCAAAACCATCCACATCATTGATTTTGGGATATCTTATGGTTTTCAGTGGCCTTCTCTGATTCATCGACTTGCTTGGAGACGTGGTTCATCCTGTAAGCTTCGGATAACCGGTATAGAGCTGCCTCAACGTGGGTTTCGACCAGCTGAGGGAGTTATTGAGACGGGTCATCGATTGGCTAAGTATTGTCAGAAGTTTAATATTCCGTTTGAGTACAATGCGATTGCGCAGAAATGGGAAAACATCAAGTTGGAGgacttgaaactaaaagaaggCGAGTTTGTAGCTGTTAACTCGTTGTTTCGGTTTAGGAACCTTCTAGATGAGACCGTGGCAGTGCACAGCCCGAGAGATGCGGTTCTGAAGCTGATAAGGAAGATTAAACCAGACGTATTCATGCCCGCGATCCTCAGCGGATCCTACAACGCGCCTTTCTTTGTCACGAGGTTTAGAGAAGTTCTGTTTCATTACTCATCTCTGTTTGACATGTGTGACACGACCCTGACACGAGATGATCCAATGAGGGTAATGTTTGAGAAAGAGTTCTACGGGAGGGAGATCATGAACGTGGTGGCTTGCGAGGGGACAGAGAGAGTGGAGAGGCCAGAGAGTTATAAGCAGTGGCAGGCGAGGGCGATGAGAGCCGGGTTTAGACAGATTCCGCTGGACAAGGACCTGGTTCAGAAACTGAAGTTGCTGGTAGAAAATGGATACAAAACTAAAGAGTTTGATGTTGATCAAGATTGTAACTGGTTGCTTCAGGGCTGGAAAGGCAGGATTGTGTATGCTTCATCTGTTTGGGTTCCTTTGTAG
- the LOC104786791 gene encoding scarecrow-like protein 33 isoform X1, which translates to MGSYSAGFPGSLDWFDFPALGNGLYLNDQPLLDTGSVPPLPPEPPSYSQQNLASADAEFSDSVLKYISQVLMEEDIEDKPCMFHDALSLQAAEKSLYEALGEKYPEDDASHPMSITTTRPAHLVSSPGGSSYTSSITTTSSDSQWSFDCLENNRPSSWLQTPIPNNFVFQSTSMRSSPSPQSVVGGGNAVFVSSFSNDLVSNMFNDKEMELQFKKGMEEASKFLPKSSQLVIDIPALGSKGKDNSVPYRMTGKKSQLREDEDSDEERSKKQAAVYVDESELTEMFNKVLIFGEPMEPPVCILQESFQKEPEKASSVSKSHKGEKPAANDKETPDLRTMLVSCAQAVSINDRRTADDLLTRIRQHSSSYGDGTERLAHYFANSLEARLAGIGTQVYTALSSKKTSVSDMLQAYQTYISVCPFKKIAIIFANHSIMRLASTANAKTIHIIDFGISYGFQWPSLIHRLAWRRGSSCKLRITGIELPQRGFRPAEGVIETGHRLAKYCQKFNIPFEYNAIAQKWENIKLEDLKLKEGEFVAVNSLFRFRNLLDETVAVHSPRDAVLKLIRKIKPDVFMPAILSGSYNAPFFVTRFREVLFHYSSLFDMCDTTLTRDDPMRVMFEKEFYGREIMNVVACEGTERVERPESYKQWQARAMRAGFRQIPLDKDLVQKLKLLVENGYKTKEFDVDQDCNWLLQGWKGRIVYASSVWVPL; encoded by the coding sequence ATGGGTTCTTACTCGGCTGGCTTCCCTGGATCTTTGGACTGGTTTGATTTTCCCGCTTTAGGAAATGGATTATATCTAAATGATCAACCTTTGTTAGATACTGGATCtgttcctcctcttcctccagaGCCGCCATCATATTCTCAACAGAATCTTGCTTCTGCGGATGCTGAATTCTCTGATTCGGTTTTGAAATACATAAGCCAAGTGCTAATGGAAGAAGACATAGAAGACAAGCCTTGTATGTTTCATGATGCTTTGTCTCTTCAAGCAGCTGAGAAATCTCTCTATGAAGCTCTAGGAGAAAAGTACCCTGAAGATGATGCATCTCACCCTATGAGTATTACTACTACTAGGCCTGCTCATTTGGTTAGTAGCCCTGGTGGTTCTTCTTATACTTCAAGCATCACAACCACTTCCTCTGATTCACAATGGAGTTTTGATTGTTTGGAGAATAATAGGCCTTCTTCTTGGTTGCAGACACCGATTCCGAATAACTTTGTTTTCCAGTCCACTTCTATGAGATCTAGTCCAAGTCCACAGTCTGTTGTTGGTGGCGGTAATGCGGTTTTCGTGTCAAGTTTTAGTAATGATTTGGTTTCTAATATGTTTAACGATAAGGAAATGGAGTTACAGTTCAAGAAAGGGATGGAGGAAGCTAGTAAGTTCCTTCCTAAGAGTTCTCAGTTGGTTATAGACATTCCGGCTTTGGGATCCAAGGGGAAGGATAACTCTGTTCCTTACAGAATGACCGGGAAGAAAAGCCAGTTGCGTGAAGATGAAGATTCTGATGAAGAAAGAAGTAAGAAGCAAGCAGCTGTTTATGTTGATGAATCTGAGCTGACTGAGATGTTTAACAAGGTTCTTATATTTGGCGAGCCAATGGAACCACCCGTATGCATTCTTCAGGAGAGTTTCCAGAAGGAACCAGAGAAAGCTTCATCGGTTAGTAAGAGTCATAAAGGCGAGAAACCAGCGGCTAATGATAAAGAAACACCTGACCTAAGGACCATGTTGGTTTCTTGTGCTCAAGCTGTCTCGATTAATGATCGTAGAACTGCTGACGATCTGTTGACTCGGATAAGGCAACATTCTTCGTCTTACGGCGATGGAACAGAGAGATTGGCTCATTATTTCGCTAACAGTCTTGAAGCACGGTTGGCTGGGATAGGTACGCAGGTTTATACCGCCTTGTCTTCCAAGAAAACATCTGTTTCGGACATGTTGCAAGCTTACCAGACATACATATCTGTCTGCCCGTTCAAGAAAATCGCAATCATATTCGCTAACCACAGTATCATGCGGTTGGCTTCTACTGCCAATGCCAAAACCATCCACATCATTGATTTTGGGATATCTTATGGTTTTCAGTGGCCTTCTCTGATTCATCGACTTGCTTGGAGACGTGGTTCATCCTGTAAGCTTCGGATAACCGGTATAGAGCTGCCTCAACGTGGGTTTCGACCAGCTGAGGGAGTTATTGAGACGGGTCATCGATTGGCTAAGTATTGTCAGAAGTTTAATATTCCGTTTGAGTACAATGCGATTGCGCAGAAATGGGAAAACATCAAGTTGGAGgacttgaaactaaaagaaggCGAGTTTGTAGCTGTTAACTCGTTGTTTCGGTTTAGGAACCTTCTAGATGAGACCGTGGCAGTGCACAGCCCGAGAGATGCGGTTCTGAAGCTGATAAGGAAGATTAAACCAGACGTATTCATGCCCGCGATCCTCAGCGGATCCTACAACGCGCCTTTCTTTGTCACGAGGTTTAGAGAAGTTCTGTTTCATTACTCATCTCTGTTTGACATGTGTGACACGACCCTGACACGAGATGATCCAATGAGGGTAATGTTTGAGAAAGAGTTCTACGGGAGGGAGATCATGAACGTGGTGGCTTGCGAGGGGACAGAGAGAGTGGAGAGGCCAGAGAGTTATAAGCAGTGGCAGGCGAGGGCGATGAGAGCCGGGTTTAGACAGATTCCGCTGGACAAGGACCTGGTTCAGAAACTGAAGTTGCTGGTAGAAAATGGATACAAAACTAAAGAGTTTGATGTTGATCAAGATTGTAACTGGTTGCTTCAGGGCTGGAAAGGCAGGATTGTGTATGCTTCATCTGTTTGGGTTCCTTTGTAG
- the LOC104786792 gene encoding RHOMBOID-like protein 1 → MARDRREGLEIKVVNPPTAAMGNNNASAETSRRQQRASFAEFRPFKLWFPWLVPAIVVANIALFAISMFINNCPKNSPKCSARFLGRFAFQPMKENPLLGPSSLTLERMGALDVSMVVHKHQVWRLFTCIWLHAGVFHVLANMLSLIFIGIRLEQEFGFVRIGLLYMISGFGGSLLSSLFNRAGISVGASGALFGLLGAMLSELLTNWTIYANKFAALLTLIFIIAINLAVGILPHVDNFAHLGGFTSGFLLGFVFLIRPQYGYFNQRNNPRGYAPPSAKSKHKPYQYVLWITSLILLIAGYTVGLIVLLQGTDLNKYCSWCHYLSCIPTSLWSCKSQNVYCQSSQIGQQMNLTCIANGRTEMYNLSDDNQSRIQQLCSQLCR, encoded by the exons ATGGCTCGCGATCGGCGGGAAGGTCTGGAGATTAAGGTGGTGAATCCACCGACGGCGGCGATGGGTAATAATAACGCGTCTGCGGAAACGTCTCGGAGGCAGCAGAGAGCTTCGTTCGCAGAGTTTAGGCCGTTTAAGCTTTGGTTTCCATGGCTAGTTCCAGCAATCGTGGTGGCTAACATTGCCCTTTTCGCCATTTCGATGTTTATTAACAATTGTCCTAAGAACTCGCCTAAATGCTCAGCTAGGTTTCTTGGGAGATTTGCTTTTCAGCCTATGAAAGAGAATCCTCTTCTGGGTCCTTCTTCTTTGAC ATTGGAGAGGATGGGGGCTTTAGATGTATCAATGGTGGTTCATAAACATCAGGTGTGGCGCTTGTTCACTTGTATATGGCTACATGCTGGGGTTTTTCATGTTCTTGCCAACATGTTGAGTCTTATCTTCATTGGTATCCGGCTTGAGCAAGAATTTGGATTTG TGCGCATTGGATTGCTCTATATGATATCTGGATTTGGTGGAAGTTTGTTATCATCTCTCTTTAACCGGGCTGGTATATCTGTTGGTGCCTCTGGAGCATTATTTGGCTTGCTTGGTGCTATGCTTTCAGAGCTCCTTACTAACTGGACCATTTACGCAAATAAG TTTGCAGCTCTTTTGactctcatcttcatcatagCCATTAATTTAGCAGTAGGTATTCTTCCACATGTAGACAACTTTGCCCATCTTGGAGGATTCACTTCAGGGTTTCTTCTAGGCTTTGTTTTCTTGATCCGTCCTCAGTATGGATACTTCAACCAAAGAAACAATCCTCGGGGTTATGCTCCACCGTCTGCTAAATCCAAACACAAGCCATACCAATATGTTCTCTGGATCACCTCTTTAATACTATTGATAGCTGG ATATACCGTTGGACTCATAGTGCTTCTTCAAGGGACAGATTTGAACAAGTATTGTTCGTGGTGCCATTATCTCAGCTGTATTCCTACGTCGCTATGGAGTTGTAAATCTCAAAACGTCTACTGTCAG TCGAGCCAAATTGGGCAGCAGATGAACTTGACGTGTATCGCGAATGGGAGAACGGAGATGTACAACCTCTCTGACGATAACCAGTCTCGGATTCAGCAGTTGTGTTCCCAACTATGCCGCTGA